The sequence GTTAAACGATATAACAATTGACGAGGCTATGTATGTAGCGGAGCGGGCAAGAACAAGAGTGGAATCTATTGAGTTTAAAGTTAAAACTCAAGAAAATCCTATTAAAAAAACTATCTCAATAGGAGTAACTGAATATAAAACTGGAGAAACTATTAGTGATTTTATAGAGCGTGCCGACAAAGCTCTTTATCAAGGAAAGGAACAAGGGAGAAATAGAGTGATTAAAATAACTTAAGATTAATAATTTAGGTACACAAATGAAGAGCAATCAGGTATAATAGGTTGAGAGATGGGCATTTTGCAAATCTGCCTTTCATACAAAACTTAAGAATATGAAAAATAAAACTCTTCGTAAATGTTACCATGAATTACCATACAGACCAAGTGTAGGTATGATGATAATTGATGGTACTAATAGAGTGTTTGTTGGTAAAAGAATCGACACTAAAATATCGGCTTGGCAAATGCCCCAAGGCGGTATAGATTTGGGAGAAACACCCAGTGTTGCAGCTCTTAGGGAAATGCTAGAAGAAATAGGTTGTAATAAAGGTGATATTCTTGCAGAAAGCAAATATTGGTATAGTTATGACGTACCTAAAATTTTAATACCTAAATTATGGAATGGTAATTTCCGAGGGCAAAAACAAAAGTGGTTTTTAATTAGGTTTAAAGGCACTAATGAAGATATTAATATTAACACTAGTAACCCAGAATTTGAGGAATGGCGTTGGGTTAAATTTGACGAATTATTGTCAATTATAATTCCCTTTAAACGAAAACTTTATAAAGCTGTAGTTAAAGAATTTTCTCCGATCATTAATGATACACTATGTTCTGTAAAGTAAGAAATTAGAAATTAAATTTGGTATTATGACTAATAAAAAACAGTTGGCTTTTGGTGTAGATTCTCGTAGATGCGAGAAATATAGTTTGCGTCAAAGTAGATATTACGTTATTTCAAAAGATGTTAGTCGTATTGTAAG comes from Candidatus Tisiphia endosymbiont of Sialis lutaria and encodes:
- a CDS encoding RNA pyrophosphohydrolase; protein product: MKNKTLRKCYHELPYRPSVGMMIIDGTNRVFVGKRIDTKISAWQMPQGGIDLGETPSVAALREMLEEIGCNKGDILAESKYWYSYDVPKILIPKLWNGNFRGQKQKWFLIRFKGTNEDININTSNPEFEEWRWVKFDELLSIIIPFKRKLYKAVVKEFSPIINDTLCSVK